A stretch of the Streptomyces sp. NBC_01264 genome encodes the following:
- a CDS encoding DUF1772 domain-containing protein has product MEALLLTLAVVATMANAVVYGTDVFSALVQRPAMAHVDDAALTSAMGQIHRFGDSRMPIPGVFGLVATVGTAAVAGFEGKTTPSVASGVAALALVVWLVIYNKVSAPVNKELTGAALDCRVAPDARGLQRTWDSVINVRVLLQAVALGGMCVALVAS; this is encoded by the coding sequence ATGGAAGCGCTCCTGCTCACGCTGGCCGTGGTGGCCACCATGGCCAACGCGGTGGTCTACGGAACCGACGTGTTCTCGGCACTCGTCCAGCGGCCGGCCATGGCCCACGTGGACGACGCGGCCCTGACCAGCGCCATGGGCCAGATCCACCGCTTCGGCGACAGCCGGATGCCCATCCCGGGCGTCTTCGGCCTGGTCGCCACGGTCGGCACCGCGGCCGTGGCCGGATTCGAGGGCAAGACCACCCCGTCCGTGGCCTCGGGCGTGGCCGCCCTGGCCCTCGTGGTGTGGCTGGTCATCTACAACAAGGTGAGCGCGCCCGTGAACAAGGAGCTGACCGGAGCGGCGCTGGACTGCCGCGTCGCACCCGACGCCCGTGGCCTGCAGCGCACCTGGGACAGCGTCATCAACGTCCGGGTCCTGCTCCAGGCGGTGGCGCTCGGCGGAATGTGCGTCGCGCTCGTGGCCTCCTGA